The following nucleotide sequence is from Cucumis melo cultivar AY chromosome 1, USDA_Cmelo_AY_1.0, whole genome shotgun sequence.
TTAAATAGTAGAAGAATTAGATTACCTGAAGATCTTGAGGAATAACAGTGGGAGGCAGAAGACCACGCAAGTAGTGGgcatctctctctttctctgtGAAGGCTAGACCTTTATTGTGATGTGGATCCCGCAGTAAATTATATCCACTAAGGAGAATTAATTATGATAAACAATCAACTCGTCATATGATTATGGAAAGAAATTAAAGACTCAAGATGAAACTACCCCTAATCCAATGAATATGCCTTTAACCAATTCAACTATATAATTGAATTGAAATACAGTAAACCAAAGTTATCGAGGAAAAAATTGTCCTATTGGTGGCTGTGTCTTTAGGTGGTTGATAAGGTAAACCAAACCAATCATGGGAGTGCCGCATACCAGGAtttgtttaaaattattatagctattttttaaacttttttttttctagaatacctatttattaaaattattatgaaAGAACAGTTAATTTGAAACttaatattcaaatattatagttttatTCCTCTTTCCCACGTAAAACTGCACATTTCTCGTATcttaaaagagaaaagggtTGGCACAACGAAAAGATAAGgccaaaataataaatttttaaacatTTGACCTCATCCTTTACTAGTAGAATATGccaaaccttttcttttttcttttgtggtctCTTGAAGAGATAGAAATGCGCAGTTTTATTTGGCCCATATCAAAGGCTCACAGCAACCAATAAAACAAgctattttatttgaaaaagagaGGGAGGATTGAGGATGGAAAAGCATTAAGAATTGACATTATAATGTGTGTGTGCGCGCGCGCGGGGGTGTGTGTAGGGgagataaagaaagaaagatgaagGAAGTAATTAAAAGTTATATGAATTATATATCTGCGTGTGTCTGACCTAGCAACAGAGAGGGTCCAGGGAGTGACACCCTGGTCATCAACGTAGCAATCAAAAACCGAATCCTTCAATGGGGTTTCCATGAAAACGTACGTGGTGGTCTCTGATCTAACAGATGGAAGAGAGGTTGAAGTTGAAAGATTGTGAAAGATATAGCTACAAGAGTAGAAGAAACAATGGAAAAGGAAATGGAAACGGAAATGCGGGTGTTTGTTGTTGTgttcaaataaaattaaacaaactgaAAGGGGAAGAAGATAGATTTATCAATTAATTAGATAGGGAAGAGAAAGAATGAATCAATACAATTGAATTAATGAGGTGAAGAAATTAGTGATGGATGTGGTGGAGGGGAAAGTGTTTGGGTTGGATGGATGTGGGGAAAAACAAAGAGAGAAACAAATGAGAGATTATTAAGGAACAACACAACAAATTAAAGCCCTTTTAATGGGGTGTGTGGGATTCCATTCTCTTTTCCACCTTTCAACATCCTCCCAACTCTCTCTCCCTTTCAAATTCTTcgcttttttctctctctctaaacCATACTATACAAAATACtcatgtttttatttttcttttcaaacttcATTAATATCCTTcctcatttttttttactcataCCCACCGAAAATGGTGATCTCACGTTCCAAATCTAACGACAAATCATCTTTTGTTAATttatctattatatatatattccaaaATTTGAAATGTTTCCTTTTAATCTTTAAAGCTTGAACTTTGTTCCAAAATAACCCTTTTTTTTTAACACCATTCTGTCAATTACTTCATCAATAAAATAATGTTTGTGTACATATTGTCTTGTCGATGTGAACAAGCATAAAGAtgcaaaaagtaaaaaaattagGGATTAGGGTTACCGTGAAACAATTATGAAATAAAAGAACAAGAAATTAGAGTTGTGAAGGTGTGAATGAAGAAAGAGGACATTACGTATATTTCTCATATTATGTTATGCATTGCCTTTTCATGTAGTTTTCTTTAAATCAACATAATAGCAAAAGTCCATGAGGATCTACCTGAAAAATAATTTGAACTTGAAGGTTAAAATCAATCTTCTGTATAAATGAAACTAAAGActgcaattttttcttttgtaaaggGTACCTTTGTATTTTCGTAAAGATagtactttatttttattttattgcaaCAAAGTGTTTATTTTTTACGTAGATAAATGAAAATTTGTAATATCTTAGACAATAATACAACCTTGTGTTGGTTGGTTAAGCACTGCTCATTTTGACTTATTTACAATAAAGGTTAGCCTTTTTATTGATGTGGACAATCACGGACTTTATGACAAACATTGGAGataaatacaatatatatatagttaaaaaTATAGATGACGAATTTGTAAGGGTGGTGGTTTGACAAATAAGATTCTTGTTTACCAACAAAAGGATAAAgttatttgtaaatatatactTCTACTGCACAACAGTGAGTAGGATGATCTCCTACCTGTTTAAAAACCTAACTTCTATCCACATGAATATTAAGATATGTTTAGTCGACGCGTATAAGAAtcaaagaataataataattgcgATACCACTTTACTTTTATTCTATTCACCATGTTTACTATATTAACAATGAAAACGTAATTGAAACAACCAAAAATCAACATTCTCGTTCTCATTTTAAGTTTCACTCAAGATGATACTAATTTTATTCTCATTTCTTATTTAGTGGATCTATactatcatctttttctttatctaaatatttttatcctaaattattgataatatctctaaactttatattttttgtttaaaaaataactttaaaCTTAAAACAAATTGAACGAAAAAAATGTATCTATCGTTAATTAAAAATTGCTAGAATAGCTCTGTTAGAAAAAAAACCTCTAAAGTTTCGAAAGTTGTATTAATAAACTTAACCTTTAAGAAAATGGATGAAGGGAATATGCGATACACATGACAAAAGCATGCAAAAGGTTACCGAACGAAGGTGGCTTAGCTATGGAGCCACATTACTGTTCTCAAATATAGGTTAAATGGATGAAGGAAGTAAGTGATGCATATGTGCAAAAGATAGCAAACTGATGTTGCTTAATGATCGAGTCTCATTGTCATTGATGTTGCTTTCCTTTTAACTATGTTGTTAGCCATTTTCAACAAGCTAATAAAAAATAGATTAATTTAATATAGGTAGAAATATTTCATATAGAAAAAGAATAAACCTAAACCTACCCAACTTATCAAAGCAATATATTAACATCCATCGTGAAGTCATAAGttgaaaatgttaaaataaataatcaaataattaaaaaaaaaaaatatatatatatatatatatatatatatagactatatatatagagagagagattgaTGATTTTAAAGAGAGACATAAGGAGGAGTTCTCAGTTCTCAACCCCGACAAGCGGACTTCTTACTTCCAATCACTTCTTCTTTCCGCGCTTTGCATAGTTTCTTCTGTTTCTGCTTATGGAGCATCCAAAATCGTCAAAACTTTTAGATGATTCTTCATTCGAATTCACACTCGCTGAGGCAAGTTCTTATGTTATGCTTCACTTCATGTCTTTCAATCGATGCTTCCGATCGAGTCTACTTTCCCCGTTCGGGTTGTGTGCAGAAATTCATTACACCATTTTTCTCTGCCGCTATTTTTGCAGATTGTGGAGATGGATAATATCTTGAAGGACTCTGGAGATCAAACACTTGGTCAAGAGTTCTTCCAAGATGTCGCGCTTCATTTCAGGTTTGCGGGCCTAGTTTTCTAAAAGCTTCGACCGATTCTTCAAACCAATGCTTTTGCAGTCGAGCATCATGTCTTTCTTTTTATGCTCTCTCTTTCTTGCAGTTGCTCTCCGTGGCGCGCTGCAAAATCTCCCGTCACTGCAGAACATGTAttcgattttttttattagaatcCACATTCTactttttttcattgttttcttGATGTTTTGTAATTCTTATGTGCCCTAGGTGCATGCCTGGTTTGAGAATCGAAGAAAGGAATTGCGAAGTAGTTCTAAGAAAGCTCGGCCTCCACCTCCACCTCCGCCTCCGCCTGAACTTCCACCTTCGCCATCGTCTCCCCCTCCGACTCCGCCACCGAAACTCTTGCTTTATCATTCGGAGAGTGATTTTTTAACTCACGCGCCTTCATCTGAACCACCTGAATTCATAGGTAAATTTCGCGTCATTAACTGATGAATTTTGGAAACGCTATCTGAAGTTCTCCTTTCCACTGCCAAGGCAGCAACCTATTGCTGCGGTTATTGGTATATACGTAATACTATATATTTTGGCTCTGCGACGGTTTTTTTAATTCTGTTGCACAATATTAGGCTGGTAGTGGTAGAGGCTGCACAATGTTTGGTAACTCATTCGTGCCTAGAATCATTCAAGTAGCAGCGTGCACGATGATTGAAGATTTAGTCGTGCTTATATAACCAAGTCTTTTATCAAGGGATTTTAAGTAGAAAGACGCCTAAACTTGGTTAGTACTTTGTGCATTGCACGTGTAGAGTTTCTTCATTGTGAATTGAAATCTGCCGTGTGTCCTTGCATGATTTGAGCTTTGGCCAAGGCCAGGATACTACAATTTGCAATTCTTCACCAATTATCACTTTTCATACGTGTTGGCAAACTTGAAACCTGTCCAGTTCCAATATAAACTGTTGACTTTTTTAATATCATTACTTGAAAATTTTAACGCAGGCAAGGCAACTGATCTTTCGGAGTTAGCATTTGAGGCCTTTTCGTCAAGAGACCATGCCTGGTGAGAAAAATATAGAGAAGAGAATATAGAACTGTTTTATGAGCTTGATCTGTGATGGATTCATATTTTCATATACATACAAGCACCATTTCCATGGTTCCTAGACTGTAAATGACATTGAATCCATTGGAATACATCAGGTAGACAGCAAGTGCTCCCCAGTTGGATCTAGTGCATCAGTTTAGTTACCAGTAATCATAGCTAGAATCGAACAAGTGTCTTGAGTTTATTTTCATTTCCCACTTAAAGAAACAAGTGGAAGACAAATCTCCATATAAACAATGCTATCTTCTCAGTCATTCAGGATGTTGCACTCTTGATAGTAATGTTTGCATGGTAAACTTGTTGCAAATGTGTTGTATTCAGTCTTAGTTTTTCTGTCATCTAACTTTTATACTCAATTTTCTCACTCTCATGCCAATGCTAAGTTGATGCATCATGAACACTTTTGGGTGCTATACATGTCCAAAAGCTCTATATCATTTCCTGCTTCGACTAACTCATAATGTATTTGGATACTAACTCATAATGTATATGTTTAGTTATCTTGCTCTATGTACAGTCGGTGTCATCATTCAGATGTGCTTTTAGGTATCCAAATCCGTGCACAGAAAAATACACAACAAAACTCTCAAGATCGCTCTGatgaatttatttataaacCTTCAAGGAAAAATACAGTGATAAAT
It contains:
- the LOC103500784 gene encoding protein SAWADEE HOMEODOMAIN HOMOLOG 1-like isoform X1, with the protein product MEHPKSSKLLDDSSFEFTLAEIVEMDNILKDSGDQTLGQEFFQDVALHFSCSPWRAAKSPVTAEHVHAWFENRRKELRSSSKKARPPPPPPPPPELPPSPSSPPPTPPPKLLLYHSESDFLTHAPSSEPPEFIGKATDLSELAFEAFSSRDHAWLQMHKLRHCFSTVVYHYETTGKKDARVRYAGFGKDEDEWVNVARGVRDRSIPLESSECYRVKVGDLVLCFRERQDHALYFDAYVVEIQRRLHDIGGCRCIFVVRYEHDHYEEKVHIGRLCCRPSAFNSDRI
- the LOC103500784 gene encoding protein SAWADEE HOMEODOMAIN HOMOLOG 1-like isoform X2 yields the protein MEHPKSSKLLDDSSFEFTLAEIVEMDNILKDSGDQTLGQEFFQDVALHFSCSPWRAAKSPVTAEHVHAWFENRRKELRSSSKKARPPPPPPPPPELPPSPSSPPPTPPPKLLLYHSESDFLTHAPSSEPPEFIGKATDLSELAFEAFSSRDHAWYDVASFLTYRINCHGELDARVRYAGFGKDEDEWVNVARGVRDRSIPLESSECYRVKVGDLVLCFRERQDHALYFDAYVVEIQRRLHDIGGCRCIFVVRYEHDHYEEKVHIGRLCCRPSAFNSDRI